DNA from Micromonospora nigra:
ACGTCACGGAGGGCGTCCGCATGCGCGCCGGGACGGGCCAGCGCAGTCTGCGCGCGAGTGTTCTGCAGCACCTGGGTGGCGACGGCGGAGCGCTCGCTGTGATAAGTGTCGAGCAGGTCGTCCGACACGTGGCCGTTGACCACCGCGGCGAGTTTCCAACCGAGATTCACCGCGTCCTGCATGCCCACGTTCATGCCCTGGCCGCCGGCCGGGAAGTGGACGTGTGCGGCGTCGCCCGCGAGCAGCACCCGGCCGAGCCTGAACCGGTCGGCCTGCCGTGCGGCGTCACCGAAGCTCGAGAGCCAGCGCGGGCTGTGCATGCCGAAGTCCGTGCCGGCAATTCGCATCGTCGAGTCCCGCAACCGCTCGAGCGTCATGGGTTCGTCCCGGGCGATCACCAGGTCGTACTCGGTGGTGAACACCCGGTACCAGCCAGGTTCGTGGCCCAGCACCGAGACGTTGCCCTTCTCTCCCGCCACGACCGTCGGCCCGTCCGGCGGTTCCGTCAGCTCAACGTCACCGAGCATGGCGGTCAGCGTCGCCGGGGTGCCGGGGAAGCCGATTCCCGCGAGTTTGCGGACCGTGCTGCGTCCCCCGTCACAGCCCACCAGGTAGTCGGCCAGCATGGTCGACACCGATCCGTCCGGCCGCCGAACGTCGATGGCCACACTGCTGTCGTCCTGGCGCACTCCGACCACTTCCGACGACCAGCACACCTGCACGCCGAGTTCGGCGAGCCGTTGGTCGAGCAGCGCTTCGGTCCTGGTCTGCAACAGCATCAGCGAGAACGGATAGCGCGTCTCGAGCCGGGTGAGGTCCAGCCGCTGCTTGGCGAAGAGCCCGCTCGGCATCGGTCTGCCCGCAGCGATGAACGGCTCGACGATCCCCCGCTGGTCCAGCACTTCCAGTGTGCGGACGTGCATGCCCGCGGCACGTGACTCGCCGGAGCGGCCGGCGAGCCGGTCCAGCACCGTCACCTCGACCCCACTCAGCCGCAGTTCGCAGGCCAGCATCAGTCCTGTCGGTCCGGCACCCGCGATCACCACATTGGGCTTCGACATTCTTCTCTCCACAAGTTCCTGAGGGCCAGGGAACCACTGTGTAACAGACATTGACGGACCTGAGCATCCCCTCAAGCATTAGTCCCACAGGATCCTGGCCTACGCGATCGGCGACGACTCCGGGCGGCCGCCCACTCCCGGCGCGGATCAAACAGGATGAAATCGACGACACAGGCGCATCCATCAGGCCATCGGCAGGAAATCGTCCAGATCGTCGCCGCAGTCGCGACGGACATCGGCAAACCGGCACAGCTTCAGGATCTTCCGCTCGGTGAGGCCAACCGGATATAGTCGCTGCGGTCGATGGATGCCATCCCAGTGAGGATCGGCGGCGTCCAGGAACACCTCTGCACCACGGTCGGGTGAGGGCCGAGATGACGAACGACGTCGATTGGCCTCACAGGTCGCCCACCGCGGACGTCAACCGGTGGGTGGAGGAGCAGGATCAAGCCACGTGGGGGAACCATGACGATCTTGGTAACTGGCGCGACCGGCAACGTCGGTCGTAACGTCGTAGACCTCCTGCTGCGGGCCGGAGCGGACGTACGGGCGACCTCCCGCAATCCCGAGACGCTCGACCTGCCGGCGGAGGTTGACGCCCGCAGAGCGGATCTCACCGACCCGAAGACGTTCCAGCAGGCGCTTCAGGGCGTGGACAAGATGTTCCTCTACAACCAGCCGGCTGGCATTGAAGGGGTCCTGGAGGCCGCGAAGGCCGCCGGCGTCAGGTACGTCGTGCTCCTGTCC
Protein-coding regions in this window:
- a CDS encoding FAD-dependent monooxygenase, translating into MSKPNVVIAGAGPTGLMLACELRLSGVEVTVLDRLAGRSGESRAAGMHVRTLEVLDQRGIVEPFIAAGRPMPSGLFAKQRLDLTRLETRYPFSLMLLQTRTEALLDQRLAELGVQVCWSSEVVGVRQDDSSVAIDVRRPDGSVSTMLADYLVGCDGGRSTVRKLAGIGFPGTPATLTAMLGDVELTEPPDGPTVVAGEKGNVSVLGHEPGWYRVFTTEYDLVIARDEPMTLERLRDSTMRIAGTDFGMHSPRWLSSFGDAARQADRFRLGRVLLAGDAAHVHFPAGGQGMNVGMQDAVNLGWKLAAVVNGHVSDDLLDTYHSERSAVATQVLQNTRAQTALARPGAHADALRDVFADLVAIDEVNQMLAGMISALDIRYPLGDGCPWLGRRFPDLDLSLPDGDTRLFNLLHTARPVLLNLSDDVRLLAELTAATTGWSDRVDIVDARCRGRLPVAVTDGGLPSPEAVLIRPDGHTAWITSVGEVPDLTALTSALTTWFGPAGPAGPAGPAEPEVWGEGERGELVDQV